In one Oryza glaberrima chromosome 2, OglaRS2, whole genome shotgun sequence genomic region, the following are encoded:
- the LOC127761755 gene encoding uncharacterized protein LOC127761755, whose protein sequence is MKVTTQLKPMASSSTSPSPSRLPRSASGKAPTSPPSSSNASRRHHQQPPRASASTPATPAPSRHHLRSLSISCMTIRTDDDSPPPAATHKDKAATAKPLSYYSSMLSPRKLMQRASRAFRRSKSSRRRKSKDDVVVGVGGGGGDISASVNGKGSESSASVPSLDAITTTDDDVHGGGARQDQQEVVPEKIIHEANTPVVIAVAAVEEEEPNTIKSPEPEKEIATTATTIIEEEEVVDDDEPKKGDAAATPVPTDSPAAASSTEEDKFVAVVKEEDKFVAVVKEAIKKQRDDDADGEELVRRFKGSRVKTAMEKRSEEEQPRRREMARRSNDVIEEARSKLLEKRQCSRVKALVGAFETVMDAKPAGDGAAAKPQHYHPRR, encoded by the coding sequence CCCATggcctcctcgtcgacgtcgccgtcgccgtcgcggctgCCGCGGAGCGCGAGCGGCAAggcgcccacctcgccgccgtccagctCCAacgcctcgcgccgccaccaccagcagccgccgcgggCCTCGGCGTCGACGCCCGCCACCCCGGCGCCGTCGCGCCACCACCTAAGGTCGCTGTCCATCAGCTGCATGACGATCAGGACCGACGacgactcgccgccgccggccgccacccacaaggacaaggcggcgacggccaAGCCGCTGTCCTACTACTCGTCGATGCTGTCGCCGAGGAAGCTCATGCAGCGCGCATCCCGCGCGTTCCGCCGCAGCAAGTCGTCTCGCCGGAGGAAGAGCAaggacgacgtcgtcgtcggcgtcggcggcggcggcggcgacatctcGGCCTCGGTCAACGGCAAGGGCTCCGAGTCGTCGGCGAGCGTGCCTTCCTTGGATGCGATCACTaccaccgacgacgacgtccatggcggcggcgcaaggcaaGATCAGCAGGAGGTCGTCCCGGAGAAGATCATACACGAGGCGAACACGCCGGTGGTgatcgccgtcgcggcggtggaggaagaagagccGAACACGATCaagtcgccggagccggagaaggAGATCgcgaccaccgccaccaccatcatcgaagaggaggaggtggtcgacgacgacgagcccaAGAAAGGCGACGCCGCTGCTACTCCAGTGCCCACCgactcgcctgccgccgcctcctcgacggAGGAGGACAAGTTCGTCGCggtggtgaaggaggaggaCAAGTTCGTGGCGGTGGTGAAGGAGGCGATCAAGAAGCAGcgtgacgacgacgccgacggcgaagAGCTGGTGCGGAGGTTCAAGGGGAGCAGGGTGAAGACGGCGATGGAGAAGAggtcggaggaggagcagcCTCGCCGGCGGGAGATGGCGCGGCGGAGCAACGACGTGATCGAGGAGGCGCGGAGCAAGCTCCTGGAGAAGCGGCAGTGCAGCAGGGTGAAGGCGCTCGTCGGCGCCTTCGAGACCGTCATGGACGCCAagcccgccggcgacggcgccgccgccaagccgcAGCACTACCACCCGCGCCGTTGa